Sequence from the Lepisosteus oculatus isolate fLepOcu1 chromosome 13, fLepOcu1.hap2, whole genome shotgun sequence genome:
CTGGTCTGTTAGGTCAGAAAACCATCTCATTCACGGGTTGCTTTGCACAGATGTACTTTCTCATATCATTTGCAGCTGTGGAAGGATTCCTTGTTGCAGCAATGGCATACGACAGATATGTTGCTGTAGTGAAACCACTGCATTACAACACCTTAATCAGCACcaaggtttgtattacaatgACAACCATAGCCTGGATGCTTGGCGTTCTTGGAGCACTTTTATCAGTAGTACCAGCTAGCACTTTGCCATTCTGTGGATCAAACCTTATCCTACATATTGTCTGTGACTACCGCACTGTACTGATGTTAGCTTGCCATGATGTTAGAGCTCAAGTCAATCTTGCCCTGTTAATTGCAATGCTTGCAATCTATTTCCCCTTTCTCTATGTCttatggacatactgtagaatcaTAGCATCAGTACTGAAACTGAAAACTGTGGAGAGCCGTAAGAAGGCCTTCTCAATGTGCTCCTCACATGTGACTGTCGTCTTTCTATACTATGTTTCTGGTGCTGTGGTGTTTATTGGGTTGAGAGTGGAGAGTATCCCTCCTGATGGGCGCATCATCATTGGTTCAGTGCACTATTTCCTCACCCCTTTGCTCAACCCCATGATATACAGCTtaaggaataaaaaaatcaaggcAGCAGCTCACAAATACTTTAAGCTAAGATCACTGTCAGGCTCTTGGAAAGTATAAACAGTACAGGGCTAGTTTAGTGTTTCAATTCGAGGTAACCACTTATCAAGTCTGAAACATCAGATTTTTATATGTCTTACCCAGTACACACActagaaatataaaacaaaatctaaaatataaacataaaataaaacaacaaatgcatttaaagttCCTTATTCAAAAGTCCTTTGTGGTGTAGCACATGTAGGTACACATTTTTTTCGAGGCCTTATCCAATATTCTTACTACTTTGCATAACAATCACAGACTGAtagcaaaaaaatgttttataaagccAGGTCTTGATATGGATTTCTGGTTATGGTTTTTAGTCttccacaaaataaattaaaaagaagatatatatatataaagttatTACAAATGTAAGCAAGGTTTTgatttttcaatatttctttctgtaaaaatgtcaaattagTAATATACAGCCTTTGAATATAGCACTTTTTAAATCTTCATCATTAGGAAGAAAAGctaaataaaatgaattcagGAAATGGAATTCACCATCTTAACTAATTTGTCTAGTTAACAACTGTGGTTTTGATTGTGGACTTTTGCAAATTTTGCAAAATTCACATTATTACTGTTGGTTCTGTAATATCAGTATGtcagttttttatgttttgtgaaACACCCGCTGATATTCGCTGAATATGTATACCCTCATTAATCTGAACACAGCAACTACTGGGAAATGAtaagattaatttaatattaatgattttataatacatttgtacttttatttatttgtggcaTACTTTGTCTTAGAACATCTGTTTCTTCATTAGACTATACACTATCCAACCAAAtaaatttaaagtttaaaatattaaaaataaattttaagttaaaaaagaaaattttcaGAGTCTTAACTTAGTGGTTGCTCAGCTCGTGAAACGATTTTGGCTCTGTATTggggatgtactgtatcagaTATTACAGTGATAAgaacttgttttatttaaattag
This genomic interval carries:
- the LOC138242220 gene encoding olfactory receptor 1E16-like, whose translation is MSRSNITLHSEFIIVGLPTPDEQDTALFIIFLILFLATFLGNLLIVVLISLDHRLHMPMYFFLWNLSVLDILMTTSIIPKMLAGLLGQKTISFTGCFAQMYFLISFAAVEGFLVAAMAYDRYVAVVKPLHYNTLISTKVCITMTTIAWMLGVLGALLSVVPASTLPFCGSNLILHIVCDYRTVLMLACHDVRAQVNLALLIAMLAIYFPFLYVLWTYCRIIASVLKLKTVESRKKAFSMCSSHVTVVFLYYVSGAVVFIGLRVESIPPDGRIIIGSVHYFLTPLLNPMIYSLRNKKIKAAAHKYFKLRSLSGSWKV